In Candidatus Desulfofervidus auxilii, one genomic interval encodes:
- the hypE gene encoding hydrogenase expression/formation protein HypE produces the protein MIKQIILDHGSGGKASHDLIKEAFLPFFDNPLLAEMNDSAVFEVGGKRLAFTTDSYTVNPIIFPGGDIGSLAIHGTVNDLAMCGARPLYLSVGFIIEEGLSLEILEIIISSMKKAIAEAEVLIITGDTKVVPKEQVDKIFINTAGIGIVETNCNISGKNAKVGDLIVINGTIGDHGMAILCQREGINFETPIKSDTAPLNKLVEKILKKTNDIHAMRDPTRGGVATSLNEIAQQSKVGIEIWEEALPFSESVLGAAEILGIDPLYLANEGKFLAFIKRDEVDKVLNVMYSHPYGKEATIIGEVKPEPKGKVWLKSKIGGKHLLDMLIGEPLPRIC, from the coding sequence ATGATTAAACAAATCATATTGGATCATGGAAGTGGTGGAAAGGCATCTCATGATTTAATAAAAGAAGCATTCCTACCATTCTTTGATAACCCACTTCTTGCAGAGATGAATGACAGTGCTGTATTTGAAGTTGGTGGAAAACGCCTTGCCTTTACAACTGATTCTTATACTGTAAATCCTATTATCTTCCCTGGGGGAGATATTGGTTCCTTGGCCATTCATGGCACAGTAAATGATTTAGCCATGTGTGGAGCTAGACCTCTTTATCTCAGTGTAGGATTTATTATAGAAGAAGGATTATCTCTTGAAATTTTAGAAATTATTATCTCCTCTATGAAAAAGGCCATAGCTGAGGCAGAAGTTTTAATAATTACTGGTGATACAAAAGTAGTGCCAAAAGAGCAAGTAGATAAGATTTTTATCAACACTGCTGGAATAGGCATTGTTGAAACAAATTGTAATATTTCTGGTAAAAACGCAAAGGTGGGTGATTTAATTGTTATTAATGGAACTATTGGTGATCATGGAATGGCCATTTTGTGTCAAAGGGAAGGCATTAATTTTGAAACCCCTATTAAAAGCGACACAGCTCCTTTAAATAAGTTAGTAGAAAAAATATTAAAAAAAACAAATGATATTCATGCCATGCGTGACCCAACAAGAGGAGGTGTAGCTACTAGCCTGAATGAAATTGCACAGCAATCAAAAGTAGGGATTGAGATTTGGGAAGAAGCACTTCCTTTCTCTGAAAGTGTTTTAGGGGCAGCAGAAATCTTGGGTATTGATCCCCTTTATCTGGCTAATGAAGGAAAATTTTTGGCATTCATAAAAAGAGATGAAGTAGACAAGGTATTAAATGTTATGTATAGCCATCCTTATGGGAAAGAAGCAACTATCATTGGTGAAGTAAAGCCAGAGCCCAAAGGAAAGGTATGGCTTAAGAGCAAAATTGGTGGGAAGCACCTTTTAGATATGCTTATAGGAGAGCCACTTCCTAGAATTTGTTAA
- a CDS encoding TIGR00295 family protein: METLNKTDIPADVFKIWEKYSLKENIRKHCIKVMEVALKIAQHVKVNKEIDIEAIKIGALLHDIGWAVTNNPFEHFIEGAKILEKEGFSEKIVLIVERHFGSGLSKEEARKLGLPERNYLPLSLEEKIVCYADNLVEGNKERSFEQYLNWLSKIEEKSPELKWLVEKTEERAKRLRDELDYNFKTTFCRYPKSAIDF, from the coding sequence TTGGAAACATTGAATAAGACAGACATTCCTGCAGATGTTTTTAAAATCTGGGAAAAATATAGTTTAAAAGAAAACATCAGAAAGCACTGTATAAAGGTTATGGAAGTGGCGTTAAAAATTGCTCAACATGTTAAAGTTAATAAGGAAATTGATATAGAGGCTATAAAAATTGGTGCTCTTTTACATGATATAGGATGGGCTGTAACAAATAACCCATTTGAACACTTTATAGAAGGTGCCAAAATTTTAGAAAAAGAAGGCTTTTCTGAGAAGATAGTACTTATTGTAGAAAGACATTTTGGATCGGGTCTCTCTAAAGAAGAGGCAAGAAAACTAGGACTACCAGAAAGAAATTATCTACCTCTTAGTTTGGAAGAAAAAATTGTTTGTTATGCAGATAACCTTGTTGAGGGAAACAAAGAAAGAAGTTTTGAACAATACTTAAATTGGCTCTCTAAAATAGAAGAAAAAAGCCCCGAATTAAAGTGGTTAGTGGAAAAAACAGAAGAAAGGGCTAAAAGACTAAGGGATGAGTTAGATTACAATTTTAAAACAACATTCTGTAGATACCCAAAATCCGCGATTGATTTTTAA
- the nikR gene encoding nickel-responsive transcriptional regulator NikR produces MSNLVRFGICMNKDLLKNFDAFLRKKGFKNRSQAIAQCLRDCLSQQWEETSSKETTGTIILVYNHEKRELVDNLIDLQHEFVGSVVSTLHVHLDSHNCLEVIVVRGKAKDLKILANKLISVKGVKQGYFRVVTP; encoded by the coding sequence ATGTCAAACCTAGTCCGTTTTGGAATTTGTATGAATAAAGATTTATTAAAAAATTTCGATGCTTTTCTTCGGAAGAAAGGGTTTAAAAACCGCTCGCAAGCCATTGCTCAGTGTCTTCGTGATTGCCTCTCCCAGCAATGGGAAGAAACATCCAGTAAGGAAACTACAGGAACAATTATCTTGGTTTATAATCACGAAAAAAGGGAATTAGTTGATAATTTAATAGATTTACAACATGAGTTTGTAGGTAGTGTAGTTTCTACTCTTCATGTCCATTTAGACTCTCATAATTGTCTTGAGGTTATTGTGGTAAGGGGTAAAGCAAAGGATTTAAAAATATTGGCAAATAAATTAATCAGTGTAAAAGGTGTAAAACAAGGATATTTTAGGGTTGTTACCCCCTAA
- the hypD gene encoding hydrogenase formation protein HypD, with amino-acid sequence MKLRYIDEFRDPEVARRLLSEIKKISRRPVRLMEVCGTHTMNIGRYGLRGLLPHHVQLISGPGCPVCVTTTKEIDMMIKLAEEDVTVATFGDLMRVPGSHTNLNHQRARGADIRVVYSSFDALGLALKNLKPVVFLGVGFETTAPTVAATIIEAKKRRVRNFSVFSAHKLIPPAMEALVSSPDLRIDGFICPGHVSVIIGLRPYKVLAERYKVPCVITGFEPLDILQGILMLIKQIEKGKAKAEIQYTRAVKEEGNWKAKEVMEEVFSPCDANWRGFGLIPQSGLCFKEEYKEFDVNSHFDIKVDEAKEPLSCRCGDVLKGKIIPPQCPLFAKVCRPANPIGPCMVSSEGSCAAYYKYRDWEIA; translated from the coding sequence ATGAAGCTCCGTTACATTGATGAATTCAGGGATCCAGAAGTTGCCAGAAGATTGCTTTCTGAAATAAAAAAGATTTCTCGTAGGCCTGTAAGGTTAATGGAAGTCTGTGGCACTCATACTATGAATATTGGACGCTATGGTTTACGAGGACTTTTACCTCATCATGTTCAATTAATCTCTGGTCCGGGTTGTCCTGTGTGTGTTACTACTACTAAAGAAATAGATATGATGATTAAATTGGCAGAGGAAGATGTAACAGTAGCTACCTTTGGTGACTTGATGCGTGTCCCTGGTTCACACACCAACCTTAACCACCAGCGGGCTAGGGGGGCAGATATAAGGGTAGTATATTCAAGTTTTGATGCATTGGGCCTGGCCTTAAAAAATTTAAAGCCGGTAGTTTTTTTAGGGGTGGGTTTTGAGACTACAGCCCCTACTGTTGCTGCCACAATAATAGAGGCAAAAAAAAGAAGAGTGAGAAATTTTTCTGTCTTTTCTGCACATAAGCTTATTCCACCCGCTATGGAAGCTCTTGTTAGTAGTCCTGATTTGAGAATAGATGGATTTATCTGCCCAGGTCATGTATCTGTAATAATTGGTCTAAGGCCTTATAAAGTTTTAGCTGAGAGATATAAAGTGCCATGTGTGATAACAGGATTCGAGCCTTTAGATATTCTTCAAGGCATCCTTATGTTAATAAAACAAATAGAAAAGGGTAAAGCAAAAGCCGAGATTCAATACACACGTGCAGTTAAGGAAGAAGGTAATTGGAAAGCAAAAGAAGTTATGGAGGAGGTGTTTTCCCCTTGTGATGCGAATTGGCGCGGATTTGGCCTTATTCCCCAAAGTGGTTTATGTTTCAAAGAAGAATATAAAGAATTTGATGTGAATTCTCACTTTGATATAAAGGTAGATGAGGCGAAAGAACCCCTTAGTTGCCGCTGTGGAGATGTACTAAAAGGGAAGATCATTCCCCCTCAATGTCCATTGTTTGCTAAAGTATGCCGGCCTGCCAATCCTATAGGCCCTTGTATGGTTTCATCTGAAGGTAGTTGTGCAGCCTATTATAAATATAGGGATTGGGAGATAGCATGA
- the hypB gene encoding hydrogenase nickel incorporation protein HypB — MVKIPVVRNILEVNERIALENKALFDKYKVLVINLMGSPGSGKTSLLELTISTLKERLRIGVIEGDIQSTLDAERISHYGVQTVQINTHGACHLDGNMIRDALPSLNLEELDLLIVENVGNLVCPAEFKIGEDYKVMVLSMPEGEDKPLKYPLMFQESSVLLINKIDLAPYLDVSIEGIKEQSLKANPSLNIFPISCKKKQGLEPWFDWILEVTKKKINA; from the coding sequence ATGGTCAAAATACCTGTAGTGAGGAATATACTAGAGGTAAATGAGAGGATTGCTTTAGAAAATAAGGCATTGTTTGATAAATATAAAGTATTGGTAATAAATCTTATGGGCTCACCTGGTTCTGGAAAGACTAGCCTGTTAGAGCTCACTATTTCAACCCTTAAAGAAAGATTGCGCATTGGTGTAATAGAGGGAGATATACAGAGTACATTGGATGCAGAAAGGATCAGTCACTACGGAGTGCAGACAGTTCAGATAAATACCCACGGGGCCTGCCACCTGGATGGAAACATGATTAGGGACGCTTTACCTTCTTTAAATTTAGAGGAATTGGATTTGCTGATAGTGGAAAATGTGGGCAATTTGGTGTGCCCAGCCGAGTTTAAGATAGGCGAGGATTATAAAGTAATGGTTTTGAGCATGCCTGAAGGTGAGGATAAACCTCTCAAATACCCACTTATGTTTCAAGAATCTTCTGTGCTTTTAATAAATAAAATTGATTTAGCTCCTTACCTGGATGTAAGTATAGAAGGAATAAAAGAACAGTCTCTTAAGGCAAATCCCAGCCTTAATATCTTTCCTATCTCTTGCAAGAAAAAACAAGGGTTAGAGCCTTGGTTTGATTGGATTCTTGAAGTCACAAAGAAAAAAATAAATGCATAG
- a CDS encoding HypC/HybG/HupF family hydrogenase formation chaperone: MCLGIPMKVVKVNLAKNVAKVDIGGTQQWIRLDIVNEVPKIGDYVIVHAGFAIYRLDEKEAQETLSLFEEMLRHEAPLH, encoded by the coding sequence ATGTGCCTAGGAATCCCAATGAAGGTGGTAAAAGTCAACCTAGCCAAAAATGTAGCTAAGGTAGATATAGGGGGGACACAGCAATGGATAAGATTGGATATCGTTAATGAGGTACCAAAAATTGGTGATTATGTCATAGTCCATGCAGGCTTTGCCATTTATCGATTAGATGAAAAAGAGGCTCAGGAGACCCTCTCTTTATTTGAGGAAATGCTAAGGCATGAAGCTCCGTTACATTGA
- the cbiQ gene encoding cobalt ECF transporter T component CbiQ, whose translation MVKEKFSKGNSSIHKLDPRVKIITFSFFSVVVATSYKFPVIFISFLYPLSLILVSKVNLKEVLKGLLIVNGFILFLWIFLPFTGGGVPWFDLGPLTVFKDRIEYVALITLKSNIIILSMITLIATSSVFSIVHALHHLHIPDKLVHLTFFTFRYTHVLYKEYKKLTNAMKLRGFSPGTNIHTYRSYAYLIGNLILRSFDRAEMVWKAMVCRGFKGTFPLLYHFKMEGKDRVFLVLSLIYICFLATLGWK comes from the coding sequence ATGGTTAAAGAGAAGTTTTCTAAAGGAAACTCCTCCATCCACAAACTGGATCCACGGGTAAAGATAATAACATTCTCCTTTTTCTCTGTAGTAGTAGCGACTAGTTATAAATTTCCTGTAATTTTTATATCCTTTCTTTATCCCCTATCCCTTATCCTTGTCTCTAAGGTAAATTTAAAAGAGGTCTTAAAAGGCCTGCTTATTGTGAATGGGTTTATCCTATTTCTTTGGATCTTCCTTCCCTTTACAGGGGGAGGTGTGCCATGGTTTGATTTAGGACCTCTTACTGTTTTTAAAGATAGAATAGAATATGTTGCCCTTATTACCTTAAAATCTAATATCATCATTCTTTCTATGATTACTCTGATTGCTACCTCTTCTGTATTTTCCATTGTTCATGCACTCCATCACCTCCATATCCCTGATAAACTTGTGCATCTCACATTTTTCACCTTCCGCTATACCCATGTTTTATATAAAGAATACAAAAAACTCACCAATGCCATGAAACTCAGGGGTTTTAGTCCGGGCACAAACATCCATACCTACCGAAGCTATGCCTATTTAATAGGAAATCTTATTTTAAGAAGTTTTGACAGGGCTGAAATGGTTTGGAAGGCCATGGTTTGTAGGGGTTTTAAAGGCACATTTCCTTTACTTTATCACTTTAAAATGGAGGGAAAAGATAGGGTATTTCTGGTTTTATCCCTTATCTACATCTGCTTTCTTGCCACACTTGGCTGGAAATAA
- the hypA gene encoding hydrogenase maturation nickel metallochaperone HypA — MHELAIAQGLLKVIREELKRHQLCHVTTIKLKIGELTSIVPESLDFCFSILVKDTELEGVSLEIDKVPVKGRCLGCKREFNYKNQDFYFLCPYCGSEIEIINGRELYIQEIEGEQDGQNTCSEEYTRGK, encoded by the coding sequence ATGCATGAACTTGCTATTGCTCAAGGGTTATTGAAGGTAATAAGAGAGGAGTTAAAAAGACATCAGTTGTGTCATGTTACCACTATAAAATTAAAGATTGGGGAACTTACTTCAATAGTACCAGAATCCTTGGATTTTTGTTTTTCTATTTTAGTAAAGGATACAGAATTAGAAGGTGTGAGTCTAGAGATAGACAAAGTTCCAGTGAAGGGAAGGTGTTTAGGTTGTAAAAGGGAGTTTAATTACAAAAATCAAGATTTTTATTTTCTTTGCCCTTATTGTGGTAGTGAAATTGAGATAATTAATGGTAGAGAACTTTATATACAAGAAATAGAAGGAGAGCAAGATGGTCAAAATACCTGTAGTGAGGAATATACTAGAGGTAAATGA
- the cbiM gene encoding cobalt transporter CbiM, whose protein sequence is MHISEGVLSAPVLAAGASFSAGGVCLGLKRMDYDRIPFVAILTSTFFVASLIHIPLGPSSIHLILNGLLGLILGWSVFPAILVALTLQAILFQFGGLTVLGVNTFTMAFPAIFCYYIFTPAVRGENPKLAIFGAFLAGAVSVFLSGLLVGTALVFTGSSFIVAAKAIVVAHIPIMIIEGIITASVIAFLRRVKPEVLRIRSQKTV, encoded by the coding sequence ATGCATATCTCCGAGGGTGTCCTATCGGCGCCCGTATTAGCAGCAGGTGCTTCGTTTTCAGCAGGGGGAGTTTGTTTGGGTTTAAAAAGGATGGATTATGATAGAATCCCTTTTGTAGCTATTCTCACATCAACTTTTTTCGTTGCCTCATTAATCCATATTCCTTTAGGTCCATCTAGTATTCATTTAATCTTAAATGGTCTTTTGGGTCTTATCTTGGGCTGGTCTGTGTTTCCTGCCATTCTTGTTGCTTTGACCCTTCAGGCAATACTCTTCCAATTCGGTGGTCTTACAGTATTGGGAGTAAATACCTTTACCATGGCCTTTCCTGCTATCTTTTGTTATTATATTTTTACCCCTGCTGTTAGAGGAGAAAATCCAAAATTAGCCATTTTTGGCGCCTTCTTAGCAGGGGCTGTCTCTGTATTTCTATCGGGCTTATTGGTAGGCACTGCTTTAGTTTTTACAGGAAGTTCTTTTATAGTGGCTGCCAAGGCTATAGTTGTGGCCCATATCCCTATTATGATTATTGAAGGTATCATTACTGCTAGTGTAATAGCCTTTCTAAGGAGGGTCAAACCAGAGGTATTAAGAATACGGAGCCAAAAAACTGTGTAA
- a CDS encoding DUF4198 domain-containing protein — MKGVSTKILVVMFMGFLCLFIVKAEAHFQMLIPSDDIVEQGENQQIQLDLLFNHPFEYLEGLMNMEKPEKFGVVIMGKRNNLIDTLKIHKIKGLKTWEATYKIKRPGDHIFYVIPKPYWEQAEEKYIIHITKVVVNAFGMEEGWNKPVGLKAEILPLTRPYGLWAGNTFCGKALVNGKPAAHASVEVEYYNEKHRIKTPSETFNTQVITTDDNGIFTYTIPWDGWWGFAVLTEGEKINGKDVEIGAVMWVRAYKPIGR; from the coding sequence ATGAAAGGAGTATCTACGAAGATTTTAGTGGTTATGTTTATGGGTTTCTTATGTTTATTCATTGTAAAAGCCGAGGCTCATTTTCAGATGCTCATTCCCTCAGATGACATAGTAGAGCAAGGAGAAAACCAACAAATCCAACTTGATTTACTCTTTAATCATCCTTTTGAGTATCTCGAAGGCCTTATGAATATGGAGAAGCCAGAAAAATTTGGGGTTGTAATAATGGGTAAAAGAAACAATCTTATTGATACTTTAAAGATACATAAAATTAAGGGGTTAAAAACCTGGGAAGCAACTTATAAGATTAAAAGGCCAGGTGACCATATTTTTTATGTAATACCAAAGCCCTATTGGGAACAAGCTGAAGAGAAGTACATCATTCACATTACCAAGGTAGTGGTAAATGCCTTTGGCATGGAGGAGGGATGGAATAAACCTGTAGGCCTTAAGGCTGAAATTTTACCTCTCACCAGACCCTATGGTTTATGGGCTGGGAACACCTTTTGTGGCAAGGCGTTGGTCAATGGTAAACCTGCAGCCCATGCTTCAGTAGAGGTAGAATATTACAATGAAAAACATAGAATAAAAACACCATCTGAAACTTTTAATACGCAGGTAATCACCACAGATGACAATGGCATTTTTACCTATACCATTCCTTGGGATGGCTGGTGGGGCTTTGCTGTCCTTACTGAAGGAGAGAAGATTAATGGTAAGGATGTAGAAATTGGTGCAGTGATGTGGGTGAGGGCATATAAGCCGATTGGAAGATAA
- a CDS encoding energy-coupling factor ABC transporter ATP-binding protein has product MNTIELKDITFGYSNEKNVFKGLNFVLKEGEKVGIIGPNGSGKTTLLHLIVGILKPVRGEVKIFDKIRKDEKDFKEVREKIGLVFQNPDDQLFSLTVAEDIAFGPLNLGRPRDEIYKIIKDTLAALGLHGFEDRVTYRLSEGEKKLVAIGTVLSMKPQVLLLDEPTTDLDERNRERIIDIIKGLSASYIITSHDMDLLQKTTNTIYRLKDSKLNVISI; this is encoded by the coding sequence ATGAATACAATTGAGCTCAAAGATATTACATTTGGTTACTCTAATGAAAAAAATGTATTCAAAGGACTTAATTTTGTCCTCAAAGAAGGAGAGAAGGTAGGGATAATAGGACCCAATGGAAGTGGCAAGACCACCCTTCTTCATCTTATAGTTGGTATTTTAAAACCAGTTAGGGGAGAGGTTAAAATATTTGATAAGATTAGAAAAGACGAAAAAGATTTTAAAGAAGTAAGAGAAAAAATAGGCTTAGTTTTTCAAAATCCAGATGATCAGCTTTTTTCTCTCACAGTGGCAGAGGATATAGCCTTTGGGCCTTTAAATCTGGGCAGACCAAGAGATGAAATTTATAAAATTATCAAAGACACCTTAGCGGCCTTGGGGTTACATGGTTTTGAAGATAGAGTGACCTACAGGCTCTCAGAAGGCGAAAAGAAGTTAGTAGCAATAGGCACTGTGCTTTCCATGAAGCCCCAGGTATTACTTCTAGATGAACCCACTACAGACCTTGATGAAAGGAATAGAGAGAGGATTATAGACATCATCAAAGGTTTATCTGCATCGTATATTATTACCTCCCATGACATGGATTTATTACAAAAGACTACAAATACCATATACAGATTAAAAGATAGTAAGTTGAACGTTATATCCATTTAG
- a CDS encoding HU family DNA-binding protein, translating to MNKGELVDAVAKDAGISKAVAGKVLNSIIDTVTKALKKGDKVSLVGFGTFSIVKRKARKGRNPQTGKEIKIPAKKVVKFKVGANLAKTVK from the coding sequence ATGAATAAAGGAGAATTAGTAGATGCTGTTGCTAAAGATGCTGGTATTTCTAAGGCCGTAGCTGGGAAGGTGTTGAACAGTATTATTGATACAGTAACAAAGGCTCTAAAAAAGGGAGATAAGGTTAGTCTAGTTGGATTTGGGACATTTTCTATTGTGAAGAGAAAGGCTAGAAAGGGAAGGAATCCCCAGACAGGTAAAGAAATTAAAATTCCTGCTAAAAAAGTGGTTAAGTTCAAAGTAGGGGCTAATTTAGCCAAAACCGTTAAGTAA
- the hypF gene encoding carbamoyltransferase HypF — protein sequence MHRVKVIIYGVVQGVGFRPFIYQLAQKHRLGGCVTNTSTGVEIEVEGEEEDIEAFLKDISTKSPPLALINSIKTYPLTPLGEEAFLIKESQVYAHRSTLISPDVCICEDCLRELFDKNDRRYRYPFINCTNCGPRYTIIDDIPYDRANTSMRKFPMCKECAAEYNNPKSRRFHAQPNACFQCGPKVFLYDKEKRPIFCNDPILETIKLLKKGFIVAIKGLGGFHLAVDAENSESVMKLRKKKPRKGKPFAIMSKDLNAISQYANISQADRELLTSFQRPIVIVPKKEPNTLAEGIAPGIKNFGVMLPYTPLHYLLMEREFLALVMTSGNISEEPICIKNDEAFSKLKGIADYFLIHDRDILQRSDDSVCQIINEKVRLIRRSRGYVPLPIFFDRDLPQVLACGALEKNTICLTKENKAFISQHIGDLENLESLQFFEHVISHLKRILEIEPEIVAYDLHPQYLSTKWALEQKGIKLIGVQHHHAHILSCLAENGDFSKVIGLALDGTGYGEDGRLWGSEVLVVDKASYKRLAHLAYRPLPGGEKAIKEPWRMAISYLYPIYGRKLLELSLPLKEVIEKKKIEKIIYMIEHDINCPLSSGLGRLFDAVSAMLGIKYYIDYSAQAAIELEMCQEETDEGYEFFIDTKEMPWKIDPNPVISAIVEDLRRGVSRGIICGKFHKGIVNILVRICNLAREKTGLKKVALSGGVFQNAYLLTQMENRLKELGFVVYSHSQVPCNDGGISLGQAMKIALLS from the coding sequence ATGCATAGAGTTAAGGTCATTATTTATGGTGTTGTTCAAGGGGTAGGATTTCGCCCTTTTATTTATCAACTTGCTCAGAAGCATAGGTTGGGAGGTTGTGTGACCAATACTTCTACTGGGGTGGAAATTGAAGTAGAGGGGGAAGAAGAAGACATTGAGGCATTCTTAAAGGATATATCTACAAAAAGCCCTCCACTTGCTTTAATCAATTCTATTAAGACTTATCCTTTAACCCCTTTAGGAGAAGAGGCATTTTTAATTAAGGAAAGCCAGGTCTATGCCCACCGTAGCACATTGATTTCTCCTGATGTATGTATCTGTGAAGATTGTCTACGTGAGCTATTTGATAAAAATGATAGAAGATATCGGTATCCATTTATAAATTGTACCAATTGTGGACCTCGCTATACTATTATTGATGATATTCCCTATGATAGAGCCAATACCTCTATGCGCAAATTTCCTATGTGTAAGGAGTGTGCTGCTGAATATAACAACCCTAAAAGCCGTCGTTTTCATGCCCAGCCAAATGCCTGTTTTCAGTGTGGTCCAAAAGTATTTTTATATGATAAAGAAAAAAGACCTATCTTTTGCAATGACCCAATTTTAGAAACTATTAAACTTTTAAAAAAGGGGTTTATTGTAGCTATTAAGGGGCTTGGTGGCTTTCACCTGGCAGTAGATGCAGAAAACAGCGAGTCAGTAATGAAACTTAGGAAGAAAAAGCCTCGTAAAGGAAAGCCGTTTGCTATTATGTCCAAGGATTTAAATGCCATCTCCCAATATGCCAACATTTCTCAGGCAGATAGAGAACTCCTTACCTCCTTTCAGCGCCCTATTGTGATTGTGCCAAAAAAGGAGCCAAATACGTTGGCAGAGGGGATTGCCCCAGGGATAAAAAACTTTGGTGTAATGCTTCCTTACACGCCTTTACACTATTTGCTAATGGAGAGGGAGTTTTTGGCCTTGGTGATGACTAGCGGAAATATAAGCGAAGAGCCCATCTGCATAAAAAATGATGAGGCATTTTCCAAATTAAAGGGGATTGCAGATTATTTTCTTATTCATGATCGCGATATTTTGCAGAGAAGCGATGATTCTGTGTGCCAGATTATAAATGAGAAAGTGCGTCTTATAAGAAGAAGTAGAGGTTATGTACCTTTACCTATATTTTTTGACAGAGATTTACCCCAGGTTTTGGCTTGTGGAGCTTTAGAAAAAAATACCATTTGTTTAACAAAGGAGAATAAGGCCTTTATTAGCCAACATATTGGAGATTTGGAAAATTTAGAGAGCTTACAATTTTTTGAACATGTAATATCCCACCTAAAGCGCATCCTAGAGATAGAACCAGAAATTGTGGCTTATGACCTCCATCCACAATACTTAAGCACCAAATGGGCCTTAGAACAAAAAGGGATAAAACTTATAGGTGTACAGCATCATCATGCCCATATTCTTAGCTGTTTAGCAGAAAATGGTGATTTTTCAAAAGTTATTGGACTTGCCTTAGATGGGACAGGCTATGGGGAGGATGGAAGGCTTTGGGGTAGTGAGGTATTGGTAGTAGATAAGGCAAGTTATAAAAGGCTTGCCCATCTTGCTTACCGTCCTTTGCCTGGAGGAGAAAAAGCCATAAAAGAACCCTGGCGCATGGCCATTAGTTATCTTTATCCTATCTATGGAAGGAAGCTTCTGGAGTTATCTTTACCCCTTAAAGAGGTCATAGAAAAGAAAAAGATAGAAAAGATAATTTATATGATAGAGCATGACATAAATTGTCCTTTAAGTTCTGGGTTGGGAAGGTTATTTGATGCTGTTTCTGCAATGCTAGGGATTAAATATTATATTGATTATAGTGCTCAGGCAGCTATTGAATTAGAGATGTGTCAAGAAGAGACAGATGAGGGTTATGAGTTTTTCATAGATACAAAAGAGATGCCCTGGAAGATTGACCCAAATCCTGTAATTTCAGCCATAGTAGAGGATTTAAGAAGAGGGGTTTCAAGAGGGATTATCTGTGGTAAGTTTCATAAAGGGATAGTAAACATTTTAGTTAGGATTTGTAATCTAGCCAGAGAAAAAACAGGTTTAAAAAAGGTTGCACTCTCTGGAGGAGTCTTTCAAAATGCCTATTTGCTAACTCAAATGGAAAATAGACTCAAAGAACTAGGGTTTGTAGTCTATAGTCATTCTCAAGTTCCCTGTAATGATGGTGGAATTTCTCTGGGTCAGGCAATGAAAATAGCATTATTATCCTGA
- a CDS encoding HyaD/HybD family hydrogenase maturation endopeptidase, translating into MKITVLGIGNILLKDEGVGVRVVEHLKKYNLPKEVELIDGGTATASLFPIFTETDHLIVIDAVKGKMSPGTIYQLGLNDLMPTKKASISLHDLGLLEALDMAKKIGKSPRSVVIFGIEPKEIDWGMELTPEINQKLPEIIRLVTEKIEEFLNS; encoded by the coding sequence ATGAAGATTACGGTTTTAGGAATAGGAAATATTTTATTAAAAGATGAAGGGGTGGGAGTAAGGGTTGTAGAGCACCTTAAAAAGTATAATCTGCCTAAAGAGGTTGAATTGATAGACGGAGGCACTGCGACGGCAAGTTTATTTCCTATTTTTACTGAGACAGACCATTTGATCGTCATCGATGCGGTTAAAGGCAAAATGTCACCAGGCACTATTTACCAACTTGGTTTAAATGATTTAATGCCTACAAAGAAGGCATCTATCTCTTTACATGATTTAGGGCTGTTAGAGGCTTTGGATATGGCAAAGAAAATTGGGAAAAGCCCAAGGTCTGTAGTTATTTTTGGAATAGAGCCCAAGGAGATAGACTGGGGAATGGAGCTCACTCCTGAGATAAACCAAAAATTGCCTGAGATAATAAGATTAGTTACAGAAAAAATAGAAGAATTTTTGAACAGTTAG